The following is a genomic window from Sutcliffiella horikoshii.
GTAGCACTATCCTTTTCCTCTCCAGAATATTTCGCTTTGGCGGTAATGGGCCTCACTGTAGTAGCTTCCCTTAGTGGAAAGGAATTGGTCAAAGGGTTGATTGGTGTGTTGTTCGGTTTGATGATTTCGGTAATAGGGATGGATCCATTAACCGGTACATTGCGTTTTACATTTGACTCCCCCTTCTTAACCTCAGGAATAAACCTTATTCCTGTTATTATCGGGCTGTTCGCTTTGTCAGAATTCCTTAAGAAAACAAAGGACACTCATGTTGTACAAGATACAATATCTAATATTAAAACAAAAATATTTGAAAAAGAGATTTTCAAAAAAATAAAAGGTACGATGGCAAGATCAAGTATTATCGGTGTATTCATCGGAATATTACCTGGAGTCGGCGCAACAACGGCATCTATGCTGAGTTATAGTGAAGCGGTGAGATGGTCAAAAGATGAGGAAAAGGAAAGCTTTGGGAAAGGAAATCCTAAAGGTATTGCCGCATCCGAAACTTCAAATAATGCTGCTGCTATGGGTACTTTAGTACCGTTATTATCATTAGGTATCCCCGGAGGAGCAACGGCGGCTGTTTTGCTTGGTGCTTTTATCTTACATGGAATGCAGCCTGGACCGATGTTATTCAAAACAGAACCGGAACTGATGTACACCATTTTTGCGGGTTTGTTATTGGCGAATGTCGCTATGCTATTGGTCTCTAAGCCTTTCATTAAAGTTTTCCAAAAGATTGTAAATGTGCCCTATCATGTGTTAGGACCTTTGGTGGTTGTGTTTTGTGTAATTGGTACATATACAGTGAGAAATAACTACTTCGACATTTTGATAATGGTGCTGTTTGGTATACTGGGGTTTATTTTAGAAAAATATAAATTCCCATTGGCGACAATCATTCTGGGGGTGGTATTGGGACCTCTTACAGAAAGCGAATTTCGTCGGTCCATCCAGATGTCGAACGGGGACTTTTCCATCTTTTTTACACGTCCGATCAGTTTAACCCTGATAATAATTTCCGTTTTAATGTTGTTCTATCCAGTAGTTAACAACTTTTTCAAGAAGCGGAAAGCCCAAAAAATAAATATATCAGCTTAAAAAATTTTAGGAGGAATGATTGTGAGTAAACCTACAATTGGATTGTTATACGGAGATGCAGCAGGTGTGGGACCGGAGTTGGTGGCAAAAGCTTTTTCAAATAAAGAAATTTTGGATGCAGCCACATGGGTCCTGATAGGGGATGAAAGGGTCTTCAACCGTGGAGCAGATACAGTAGGAAAGGAATTGAACTATCAGAAAGTGGAAAGTATTGATGATGTCAAACCTGAGAACTTCTCGTTATGGTTAATCGATACGAAGAGTACTGACCCGGCTGATATTGAAATGGGAGTACTTTCTGTGGAGTCAGGTAAGGCGGCAGGGGATAACCTAATGTTCGCGTTAAAACTTGCAAAAGAAGAGAAACTTGATGGACTTACGTATGCCCCTATGAATAAAAGTGCACTCTTCAAAGGTGGGTTTGAATTTAAGGATGATATCCATCTGGTAGCTTCGGTCTTTGGATTGGAATCAGGTTTCAGTGAAGTGAATGTCATGAATGATGTGTGGTTTACGAGGGTAACCTCGCACATTCCTCTTAAGGAAGTTGCTGAAAATATTACAAAACAAAGTGTATTGGATAGTATTAATTTTGCTAGTAAAATTGTATCAAAAGCCGGTATTACTCCTAAAATTGCCATCGCTGGGCTTAATCCGCATGCAGGAGATGACGGGCTGTTGGGCAACGAAGAAAATGAAATCATCTCCCCTGCTATCGAAGAAGCGAGAAAGAATGGAGTTGATGTTCATGGTCCATTTCCTGCGGATACCATTTTCTTGAGACTTGATAAAGAGAAATACAATTGCCTTTTGGCTATGTATCATGACCAAGCGCAAATCGGAATGAAGACAATGGGCTTCAATAAAGGTGTCACAATCAGTGGAGGGCTTCCGATTGTAATAACAACCGCTGCGCATGGTACGGCTTTTGATATAGCCGGAAAAGGAATAGCAGATCCAGGTGCATTCGAACAGGCATTAAAGCTTGGTGTAGAATTGATTAATAATGGATATAACTGATAGATTCGTATAAATGGAGGTTAATTGAAAATGGGAAAGTGTCTATTAAGTCATCATATTGACTATTAGACACTTTTTCTATAGCTGAAGATTGAAAAAAAGCTTAAAGGGATTATCCAAATGCAAATTGACAGAAAATAAATAAAATACTAAAATTATAAATGAAAATAAATAAAAATAAATAAAAGTATATTAAAAATAATGGTTTTTATAGGGGGCTGGAAAGTGAAGAAGATTATAAACAATCCTAGTCACGTTGTTCAAGAAGCGATAGAAGGATTTATGTTCGCCTATAGTGATTCAATGACTAAGGTCGAAAATGTAAACGGAATCATTCGTAAAGATCTTCAAGATAAAGTTGCTGTCATTACAGGCGGAGGCAGTGGACATGAGCCTTTATTCTTGGGTTTTGTAGGAGATGGGCTTGCGGATGGGGCAGCCATTGGAAATGTTTTTGCAGCGCCAACCCCAAATACTGTTCAGGAAGTAGCGAAAGCAGTAGATTGTGGGAAAGGTGTATTGTTCGTGTATGGAAACTATGCAGGAGATGTCCTTAATTTTGATATGGCTGCAGAGTTATTGGAATTTGATGATATTCAGACTAAGACGGTTTTGGTGGCAGATGATGTGGCTTCAGCACCTGCAGATCGCAAAGGCGACCGCAGGGGGATTGCAGGAGATGTGTTTGTTTTAAAAATTGCTGGCGCGGCTTCCGGTAAAGGGTTGTCACTGGATGAAGTGGCTCGTGTAACCCAAAAAGCGGCCGATCAAACATTTTCCATAGGGGTTGCTACTTCACCAGGTACAATCCCTGGGGAAACAGAACCTCCATTTGTCCTTGGAGATGATGAAATCGAACTTGGGATGGGGATCCATGGAGAACCAGGATTAAAACGTACAAAATTGATGAAGGCTGATGAACTGACAGATGAACTGGTTGATAAATTGTTGGAAGAAAGCAATATACAGGCTAGTGACGAAGCGGCTGTGTATGTAAACGGATTAGGGTCCACCACTTTGTTGGAGTTGCTTATTGTGAACCGCAGAGTGGCTCAATTATTAAAGAAAAAAGGAATCCAAATTTATGATATGGATGTAAACAGCTACTGTACAACTCAAGAAATGGGGGGCTTCTCCATTTCATTATTGAAATTGGATGATGAGTTAAAAGAATTATACGATGCTCCAGCGAGCTCACCATATTATAACAAAGCACAGAAGAGTAGAGAGGGTGTTAAGTAATGTCGGTTGAAACTGTAAAGTGTATGACCCCTAGTCAAGTTAAAGATATGTTTTTATATGTGGGTGATAAGGTGATGGAAAGTAAACCCCTCCTGACAAGAATTGATAGTGCTATTGGTGATGGAGATCATGGTATTGGAATGTCTGTCGGATTTACGAAGGCCGAAGAGAATTTGAGAGCAAATGAATTTACAACGGTAAATGATGTTTTTAAAACCGTGGGTATGTCAATGATTTCATCAATGGGTGGAGCTTCAGGAATAATATTTGGAACAATGTTTGTTGGAGGAATAAAGGGATTGGAGCCAAAAGACTCGTTGGATCTGCCATTATTGGCCGGAATTTTTGAAAAGGCTTTAGAGGCGATAAAGCTTCGGGGAAAAGCAGATTTGGGAGATAAAACAATGATCGACGCATTTCAGCCTGCAGTCGAAGCATTGAAGGAAAGTGCCGCAGAAAGGAAAAGTCTTGTGGAAGGGATTAGAAATGCTGAAAGTGCAGCACTCCAAGGTGTTGAAAGCTCAAAAGATTATATTGCGAAATTTGGACGAGCAAAATCTTTGGGAGAAAGAGCGATTGGCCATCAGGATGCTGGTGCAACAACAGTTTCAATAATTTTTAGGGCTATGAAGGAATCGTTGGAAAGGCCTGGAAATGAATAAAATTTATGTAGGAACCAACTGGAAGATGACAAAAACAATCACAGAAGGAATAACTTATACAAAAGAACTCAAAAAAGTGGCAGAAGAGTTAACCTCAAATATTGAATTGTTTATTATTCCTTCCTATACTGCTCTGGTTGATATCAAGAAAGAAATTGCCGATTCAGGGATAAAACTTGGTGCGCAAAATATGCACTGGGAAGAAAAAGGTGCGTATACAGGTGAAATTTCACCAAGAATGCTTCAAGAGATAGGAATAGATCTTGTTGAATTGGGTCACTCTGAGCGGAGACAATATTACAATGAAAAAGATACCGATATCAACAAGAAGGTAATTTCTGCATTGAGATTTGGGATGAAACCGCTTGTTTGTATTGGCGAAGACAATGAACAAAAAAACAATGGGAATTCTGTTGAGGTACTGGTGGCTCAATTAAAGGTATGTCTTAGAGGTGTGCCAGAGGAGGATATCAAAAAGGTTCTCGTAGCTTATGAGCCTGTATGGGCTATTGGCGAAAAAGGGATACCTGCTGAAGCTGAATATGTTGGTGAGATTCATACGATTTTGAGAAATACGCTTGTGGAGATGTTTCCCGGGAGTGGACATGAAATTCCATTGTTATACGGTGGAAGTGTCAATTTGAATAATTTCCAGAAGTATATGAATCAAAGGGATGTAAACGGTCTGTTTGTTGGTAGGACCGCATGGGATATGAAGACTTTTGAAGTGCTGTTGCATGAACTTGATAAGTGTCTTTATAATTGATAAACATGGAAAAAGGATATTCATAAGGAATATCCTTTTTTCTATATTGGGAATTTATAAGTACTTAATATACTTTTATATCATGTCTAGATACTTCTTTAAGAAGAGCATCATCAAATGATTTGTCGGTAATGATTGTGTCAATTTGCTCGCATGTAGCAAAAGTAGCTATTGAGCTTGTTCCAATCTTTGAATAATCCAACATTCCGATAACCTTATTAGCCTTTTCAACCATTATCTTTTTTAATTCTACCTCATAGACATTGAAATCTGTCAGTCCCTCTTCGATGGAAAAGCCACTTGCTGAGGTGAACATCGTATCGATATTGATTTTACTTAAAATGTTTGTTCCCAGCGATCCTTCAAGTGCCATAGAACCCATTCTTGCCATCCCCCCTATCAGGATAACATTTATTCCCGGGTTTTCTTTCAACTCAATAGCAGTAGAAATACCATTTGTAACAACAGTAATATGCAAACTGGATTCTCTCAATAATTTTGCCAATTCGAGGGCTGTTGTACTTGCATCAAGCAAAATACAATCTTTTCGTTTAATAAGCTCAATCGCTTTTTGAGCAATTATTATTTTTGAGTCACGATTTTTCTTCTCCCGTTCAGAAAAGCTCTTCTTGGATGAAGAAAAATCTTCATTTAATACTGCTCCTCCATGTGTACGGGTTAACAATCCTTCTTCCTCTAAAACATTTAAGTCCGTTCTTAGTGTAGCTTCGGAAACGTTTACATCTTTTGCTAAATCTTTAACGGTAACCCGCTTTTTTTCTTCTAGTATATTTAAAATTAATTGTCTTCTCTCGTTGGCAAATAACTTATCCATCGTAACACCTCTTTTAAATTTCAGTAATTATTCAGCAAATTGAATTGAAATAAAAACAAAAAAAAACAAAAGTAACTAATAAAATATATCGTAATTGGGATTATAATTCAAGTTTAATTAATAATCTTTGAGATGGCAAGGAGATTTAACTATAGTTTTTGTGGTGATTATCATTGTTTGTTTAATAAACAAAAATAAACGAAAATAAATGTTGAAAAAGAAAAATAAATATAATAGAATGATAGTATGCTTAAATGTAATATAACTAATTTTAAAAGTAAACGAAAGGGGAATGGGAATGAGAATAGGAATTGGGTGCGATCACAACGCTTTTGATTTGAAAGAAAAAGTAAAAAAATTTATAGAAGATTCAGGTCACGAAGTAGAGGACTATGGATGCTATGTAAAAGATGCAGTCGATTATCCGGATGTAGCATTGAAAGTGGCTGAAGGTGTAAGTAATAAAATAGTAGAAAGAGGGATTTTACTGTGCGGTACCGGAATTGGAATGAGTATAGCTGCCAATAAGTACCCGGGTATAAGAGCAGCTCAAACTCACGATGTTTATTCAGCCGAACGAGCACAATTAAGTAATGATGCGCAAATTATTACGATAGGATCGCAAGTTGTGGGGGAAGAGCTTGCAAAGAAGGTCGTGTCAGCATATTTGAATTCCGAGTGGGTGGGTGGCTCCCAACGCAAAGTAGATAAAATTGTTGAAATAGAAAAAGAATTCTTCACAGAACTTGGAAAAGGTGTTTCCTCTAAAACGTGCGGCTGATTCCTTTATATAATTAATACTTCCATATTAAGCAAACTTAAAGGGAGGGTGCTCTGATGAAACAATTAATAGAGGCTCCAATGAGTCAATTAATATATGATTTTTTGCATGTTACAGAATCAGCAGCTCTTGCATCATTACCATGGGTTGGAACCGGAAATAAATTTGAAGCTGATAAAGCTGCTACAGGCTCTATGAGAAATCTGTTAAATAAGATCCAAATGGAAGGTGTCGTCGTAATTGGTGAAGGTGAAATTGATGAGGCGCCTATGCTTTATATCGGGGAAAGAGTTGGAACAGGGGCAGGGGTGAAAGTTGATTTAGCAGTTGATCCTATTGACGGTACTTCTTCCACATCGAAAGGGCAAAATGATGCTATTACCGTAATAGCTGCTGCTCCTGAAGGAACATTGCTTCATGCACCGGATATGTATATGGAAAAGATAGCAACCGGACCTCAGGCTGCAGGAAAAATAGATATCGATTCATCCATTGAAGAGAATTTGTATGCGGTTGCAAAAGCAAAAGGGAAACAACTGAATGAGTTGACAGTCATCGTTCAGGATAGAGAAAGGCATTACAAATGGATAGAAATCATACGCAGCATTGGAGCGAAGACATTCTTGTTTGAGGATGGAGATGTAATTCCTGCAATCTCTACATGTATTGATTCGTTAAATATTGACCTCTTTGTTGGAATCGGTGGTGCTCCTGAAGGTGTCCTTGCGGCAGTAGGAGTCAAAAGCTTGGGAGGGGATATGCAAGCAAGGCTTTTACCGGATGGAGAAGCGGAGTATGAGAGATGTGTAAATATGGGAATTAAGGATCCTAATAAGCCCTTAAGACACGATGAATTGATAGCTACAGATAACTGTGTGTTTGTTGCAACAGGGATTACAAGTAATATTTTGCTACAAGGGATCAAGTTTGATCATAAAAAATACATCACTCATTCCATGGTGATAAGTGGAAGAGATAAGAATTTGCGGTGTACAGAAACGGTGCATGTTATTTAATAGTTAAAAACAATTTTAAAAAGAATGCAAGTGATTTATTGTCATGCATAAGCAGTCTACCAAAATATTATTTTCGGAGGAATGAATGTGATCACAGAAAAAGTGAGTATGGATCAGCTATCTATTCACACGATAAGAACACTTTCCATTGATGCAATAGAACACGTTGGATCAGGGCACCCTGGTATGCCGATGGGTGCAGCGCCAATGGCTTACACGCT
Proteins encoded in this region:
- a CDS encoding tripartite tricarboxylate transporter permease, whose amino-acid sequence is MLEYLITGLLNIVTDPMNITMLLIAIAIGYLGGAIPGVSGTMLVVIMLPLTYALEPMAAFILLTGIYAITAFSGAISAILLRTPGTPEAVVTTFDGYPMAQKGNPGRALGIAICCSVVGGIFGTLCLITITPALANVALSFSSPEYFALAVMGLTVVASLSGKELVKGLIGVLFGLMISVIGMDPLTGTLRFTFDSPFLTSGINLIPVIIGLFALSEFLKKTKDTHVVQDTISNIKTKIFEKEIFKKIKGTMARSSIIGVFIGILPGVGATTASMLSYSEAVRWSKDEEKESFGKGNPKGIAASETSNNAAAMGTLVPLLSLGIPGGATAAVLLGAFILHGMQPGPMLFKTEPELMYTIFAGLLLANVAMLLVSKPFIKVFQKIVNVPYHVLGPLVVVFCVIGTYTVRNNYFDILIMVLFGILGFILEKYKFPLATIILGVVLGPLTESEFRRSIQMSNGDFSIFFTRPISLTLIIISVLMLFYPVVNNFFKKRKAQKINISA
- a CDS encoding PdxA family dehydrogenase, encoding MSKPTIGLLYGDAAGVGPELVAKAFSNKEILDAATWVLIGDERVFNRGADTVGKELNYQKVESIDDVKPENFSLWLIDTKSTDPADIEMGVLSVESGKAAGDNLMFALKLAKEEKLDGLTYAPMNKSALFKGGFEFKDDIHLVASVFGLESGFSEVNVMNDVWFTRVTSHIPLKEVAENITKQSVLDSINFASKIVSKAGITPKIAIAGLNPHAGDDGLLGNEENEIISPAIEEARKNGVDVHGPFPADTIFLRLDKEKYNCLLAMYHDQAQIGMKTMGFNKGVTISGGLPIVITTAAHGTAFDIAGKGIADPGAFEQALKLGVELINNGYN
- a CDS encoding dihydroxyacetone kinase subunit DhaK, encoding MKKIINNPSHVVQEAIEGFMFAYSDSMTKVENVNGIIRKDLQDKVAVITGGGSGHEPLFLGFVGDGLADGAAIGNVFAAPTPNTVQEVAKAVDCGKGVLFVYGNYAGDVLNFDMAAELLEFDDIQTKTVLVADDVASAPADRKGDRRGIAGDVFVLKIAGAASGKGLSLDEVARVTQKAADQTFSIGVATSPGTIPGETEPPFVLGDDEIELGMGIHGEPGLKRTKLMKADELTDELVDKLLEESNIQASDEAAVYVNGLGSTTLLELLIVNRRVAQLLKKKGIQIYDMDVNSYCTTQEMGGFSISLLKLDDELKELYDAPASSPYYNKAQKSREGVK
- the dhaL gene encoding dihydroxyacetone kinase subunit DhaL, yielding MSVETVKCMTPSQVKDMFLYVGDKVMESKPLLTRIDSAIGDGDHGIGMSVGFTKAEENLRANEFTTVNDVFKTVGMSMISSMGGASGIIFGTMFVGGIKGLEPKDSLDLPLLAGIFEKALEAIKLRGKADLGDKTMIDAFQPAVEALKESAAERKSLVEGIRNAESAALQGVESSKDYIAKFGRAKSLGERAIGHQDAGATTVSIIFRAMKESLERPGNE
- a CDS encoding triose-phosphate isomerase, with protein sequence MNKIYVGTNWKMTKTITEGITYTKELKKVAEELTSNIELFIIPSYTALVDIKKEIADSGIKLGAQNMHWEEKGAYTGEISPRMLQEIGIDLVELGHSERRQYYNEKDTDINKKVISALRFGMKPLVCIGEDNEQKNNGNSVEVLVAQLKVCLRGVPEEDIKKVLVAYEPVWAIGEKGIPAEAEYVGEIHTILRNTLVEMFPGSGHEIPLLYGGSVNLNNFQKYMNQRDVNGLFVGRTAWDMKTFEVLLHELDKCLYN
- a CDS encoding DeoR/GlpR family DNA-binding transcription regulator, producing MDKLFANERRQLILNILEEKKRVTVKDLAKDVNVSEATLRTDLNVLEEEGLLTRTHGGAVLNEDFSSSKKSFSEREKKNRDSKIIIAQKAIELIKRKDCILLDASTTALELAKLLRESSLHITVVTNGISTAIELKENPGINVILIGGMARMGSMALEGSLGTNILSKINIDTMFTSASGFSIEEGLTDFNVYEVELKKIMVEKANKVIGMLDYSKIGTSSIATFATCEQIDTIITDKSFDDALLKEVSRHDIKVY
- the rpiB gene encoding ribose 5-phosphate isomerase B encodes the protein MRIGIGCDHNAFDLKEKVKKFIEDSGHEVEDYGCYVKDAVDYPDVALKVAEGVSNKIVERGILLCGTGIGMSIAANKYPGIRAAQTHDVYSAERAQLSNDAQIITIGSQVVGEELAKKVVSAYLNSEWVGGSQRKVDKIVEIEKEFFTELGKGVSSKTCG
- the glpX gene encoding class II fructose-bisphosphatase, with translation MKQLIEAPMSQLIYDFLHVTESAALASLPWVGTGNKFEADKAATGSMRNLLNKIQMEGVVVIGEGEIDEAPMLYIGERVGTGAGVKVDLAVDPIDGTSSTSKGQNDAITVIAAAPEGTLLHAPDMYMEKIATGPQAAGKIDIDSSIEENLYAVAKAKGKQLNELTVIVQDRERHYKWIEIIRSIGAKTFLFEDGDVIPAISTCIDSLNIDLFVGIGGAPEGVLAAVGVKSLGGDMQARLLPDGEAEYERCVNMGIKDPNKPLRHDELIATDNCVFVATGITSNILLQGIKFDHKKYITHSMVISGRDKNLRCTETVHVI